A window of Campylobacter lari subsp. lari contains these coding sequences:
- the hsdR gene encoding EcoAI/FtnUII family type I restriction enzme subunit R — translation MELKHFSEDDTRVKLIDIKLQASSWSEENITRNYYFTDGRKLIGGKRAQRKFADYLLKFQNNNLAIIEAKKQSKDPLDGLSQGIEYARILNVAFVYSTNGDKIYEYNLKTSSGEYIENFPTPSELFARIYGNLKEWQHKLLSQRELYIPQKELRYYQKIAVDKVIEALINGKNRILLTLATGTGKTTIAFALCYRLLEARWNKTNQDKKPKILFLCDRVSLRDQALGEFNPIEGDCVAVSAQELRKNNGRVPTSANVFFGIYQSLASNSKEQENANEEQESKFYLQYPKDFFDLIIIDECHRGGANEEGSWAGVLEYFSSATHLGLTATPKKSDNVDTYRYFGESIYEYSLKDGIEDGFLTPYKVKRVTTTLSEGYVYNPDDIIEGELEKGFYKINEFERNIHLPQYNDFLAKEILKLINPMDKTIIFCANQAHASEVKRAIDKFKSVKRDDYCVRVTSDEGKIGLEYLKQFQDNDKSYPVILTSSKMLTTGVDARNVRNIVLLANIGSIIEFKQIIGRGTRVYEGKDFFTILDFTGVTRLFYDPKWDGEQIKDEEKTEVKTIQNKREQSNPKETTKQKEVTVHLKGTKLKVLDITTSYIGDSDKPLSTKEFLEFLVGKLAEFYDDEARLREIWSNQASRKEFLQKLEKDRISEQVLEELTVIFEQKDCDVYDVLAHLSFNSEIKTRHERVLNVKNSTFLKRFQKEKALKLVEFLLDRYQEYGIKDFDSGLKTLIDLSSLGSVKELVSEFEGMENLKQCIDDLQREIYAG, via the coding sequence ATGGAACTTAAGCATTTTTCAGAAGATGATACTAGAGTAAAACTCATAGATATTAAACTTCAAGCAAGCTCTTGGAGCGAAGAAAATATCACAAGAAATTATTATTTTACAGATGGACGTAAGCTTATAGGTGGTAAAAGAGCACAAAGAAAATTTGCAGATTATTTGTTGAAATTTCAAAACAATAATCTTGCTATCATAGAAGCTAAAAAACAAAGCAAAGATCCTTTAGATGGCTTGTCTCAAGGCATAGAATATGCCAGAATTTTAAACGTAGCATTTGTATATAGCACTAATGGCGATAAAATTTATGAATACAACTTAAAAACTTCAAGCGGTGAGTACATAGAAAATTTTCCAACCCCAAGTGAGCTTTTTGCTAGGATTTATGGAAATTTAAAAGAATGGCAACACAAGCTTTTATCGCAGCGAGAATTATACATACCCCAAAAAGAATTAAGATATTATCAAAAGATCGCAGTTGATAAAGTCATAGAAGCTTTGATCAACGGTAAAAATAGAATTTTACTCACTCTTGCTACAGGTACAGGTAAAACCACCATAGCTTTTGCTTTGTGTTATCGTTTACTTGAAGCTAGGTGGAATAAAACAAATCAAGACAAAAAACCTAAGATATTATTTTTATGTGATAGGGTGAGTTTAAGAGATCAAGCTTTAGGAGAGTTTAATCCTATAGAGGGCGATTGCGTGGCAGTGAGTGCGCAAGAGTTGAGAAAAAATAATGGCAGAGTGCCTACAAGTGCAAATGTGTTTTTTGGAATTTATCAAAGTCTAGCTTCAAATTCAAAAGAACAAGAAAATGCTAATGAAGAACAAGAAAGCAAATTCTACTTACAATACCCCAAAGACTTTTTTGATCTTATCATCATCGATGAATGCCACAGAGGTGGAGCGAATGAAGAAGGTAGTTGGGCAGGGGTGCTAGAGTACTTTTCATCGGCTACGCATTTAGGGCTTACTGCTACACCTAAAAAAAGCGATAATGTAGATACTTATAGGTATTTTGGTGAGAGTATATATGAGTATAGTCTTAAAGATGGCATAGAAGATGGCTTTTTAACTCCTTATAAAGTTAAGCGTGTTACGACTACGCTTAGTGAAGGCTATGTGTATAACCCTGATGATATCATAGAAGGTGAGTTAGAAAAAGGCTTTTATAAGATCAATGAATTTGAAAGAAATATTCACTTACCTCAATACAACGATTTTCTAGCTAAAGAAATTTTAAAGCTCATCAACCCTATGGATAAAACCATCATCTTTTGTGCTAACCAAGCCCATGCAAGTGAAGTAAAAAGAGCCATTGATAAATTTAAAAGTGTAAAAAGAGATGACTACTGCGTGAGGGTTACAAGTGATGAGGGTAAAATAGGGCTTGAGTACTTAAAGCAGTTTCAAGATAATGACAAAAGCTACCCTGTGATACTCACTAGTTCTAAAATGCTAACCACAGGAGTAGATGCTAGAAATGTCCGCAACATAGTGCTTTTGGCAAATATAGGTTCTATCATAGAATTTAAGCAAATCATCGGAAGAGGCACTAGGGTATATGAGGGAAAAGACTTTTTTACTATACTAGATTTTACCGGAGTAACAAGACTTTTTTATGATCCTAAATGGGATGGCGAGCAGATCAAAGATGAAGAAAAAACCGAGGTAAAAACTATACAAAACAAAAGAGAGCAAAGCAACCCTAAAGAAACAACCAAGCAAAAAGAAGTCACTGTGCATTTAAAAGGCACAAAACTAAAAGTGCTTGATATAACGACAAGCTACATAGGAGATAGCGACAAGCCACTTAGCACAAAAGAATTTTTGGAATTTTTAGTAGGAAAGCTAGCAGAATTTTATGATGATGAAGCAAGGTTACGCGAGATTTGGAGTAACCAAGCAAGCAGGAAAGAATTTTTACAAAAACTTGAAAAAGACCGCATAAGCGAGCAGGTTTTGGAAGAATTGACAGTGATTTTTGAGCAAAAAGACTGCGATGTGTATGATGTGCTAGCACATTTAAGCTTTAACAGCGAGATCAAAACACGCCATGAACGCGTGCTAAATGTAAAAAATAGTACATTTTTAAAACGCTTCCAAAAAGAAAAAGCCTTAAAGCTTGTGGAGTTTTTACTAGATAGGTATCAAGAGTATGGTATAAAAGACTTTGATAGTGGGTTAAAAACACTTATAGATCTTAGCTCTTTAGGTAGCGTAAAAGAGCTAGTGAGTGAATTTGAAGGTATGGAGAATTTAAAACAATGCATTGATGATTTACAAAGGGAGATTTATGCAGGATAA